One genomic region from Homalodisca vitripennis isolate AUS2020 chromosome 6, UT_GWSS_2.1, whole genome shotgun sequence encodes:
- the LOC124364280 gene encoding ubiquitin-conjugating enzyme E2Q-like protein 1 → MTSRSKEKMAAAFRKLFRSSDKLVEGEGGSGQAKSGGSPARRLLSRHRDIVTPAEAGPLEPPARAGLFKKKPAPGATPETFTQKTVRTRRLMKELKDIQRNERKEDPVFTVSLVNDNLFEWHVRLHRIDSESDLAADMREQHISHILLHLTFPDNFPFAPPFMRVISPRIERGFVMEGGAICMELLTPRGWASAYTVEAIIMQFAASIVKGQGRIAKKSKSSSKDFTRRSAEESFRSLVKTHDKYGWVTPPLSDG, encoded by the exons ATGACTTCCAGGTCCAAGGAGAAGATGGCAGCAGCGTTCCGCAAGTTGTTTCGTTCTTCAGACAAGCTGGTGGAAGGGGAAGGGGGGAGCGGCCAAGCCAAGTCCGGAGGATCGCCGGCACGTCGTCTGCTCAGCAGGCACCGCGACATCGTGACTCCGGCAGAGGCCGGCCCCCTGGAGCCCCCGGCACGCGCAGGACTGTTCAAGAAGAAGCCGGCACCAGGCGCGACTCCCGAGACCTTCACACAGAAAACTGTCCGAACTCGGCGACTCATGAAAGAGCTGAAAGACATCCAGAGGAACGAGAGGAAGGAAGATCCCGTGTTCACA GTAAGCCTTGTGAACGACAACCTGTTCGAGTGGCATGTTCGGCTCCACCGCATAGACTCGGAGAGTGATCTCGCCGCAGATATGAGGGAGCAGCACATCTCACACATCTTGCTGCACCTTACGTTTCCTGACAACTTCCCCTTCGCACCGCCGTTCATGCGAGTCATCTCGCCGCGTATAGAGAGGGGCTTCGTCATGGAAGGAGGGGCTATCTGCATGGAGCTGCTGACTCCCAGGGGTTGGGCCAGCGCCTACACCGTCGAGGCCATCATCATGCAGTTCGCCGCCAGTATTGTCAAGGGCCAG GGGAGAATAGCCAAGAAGTCGAAAAGCAGCAGTAAGGACTTCACACGGCGTTCTGCGGAAGAATCATTCCGCAGCTTGGTGAAGACCCACGACAAGTACGGCTGGGTCACACCGCCACTCTCTGACGGATAA